AAGGCGCGCTGTGCAAGTGGTGGAATAGCATGATTCCCGCAGACGACACAGCCGGGGGCCCTTCGACAGGCTCAGGACAGGCGGGCTGTGCCACATAATAGGATGTTGGCAGCCGAGACGGCTGTCCTACTGTCTGGACTTGGTGTCTTTGTGACTTGGTGGTTGGAACCCGGCTGGTGAGTGACGACCATGATCCTCATGATTGACAACTACGATTCGTTCACCTACAACCTGGTGCAGTACCTGGGCGAGCTGGGGCAGGAGGTGCGAGTCTATCGCAACGATAAGCTCAGGGTCGAGGAGGCGGTGGAGCTGGCCCCCGATCATGTCGTCATTTCCCCGGGGCCGGGGACGCCGGAGGACGCGGGCGTTTCCATGGAGCTGATCCTGCGCCTGTCCAGGCGCGTGCCGATATTGGGCGTATGCCTGGGGCATCAGTGCATGGGGCAGGCGTTCGGCGGCCGCATCGTGCGCGCGCCGCGCCTGATGCACGGCAAGACCTCGATGATCGCGCACGACGACCGCGGGGTGTACCGCGGGCTGCCCAATCCCTTCGAGGCGACGCGCTATCATTCGCTCATCATCGAGGAGCAGTCCCTGCCCGCCTGCCTGGAGGTAACCGCCCGCAGCGCGGACCTGGGCGAGATCATGGGGGTGCGCCACCGCGAGCATCCCGCCACCGAGGGGGTGCAGTTTCACCCCGAGTCGGTGCTGACCGCTGCGGGCAAGGACCTGCTGCGAAACTTCCTGGGGCTGCCGATCTCAGCGGCGGGGGTGTGACGACGCGGATACTTGGGGTTAGGCTAACTGACGCCTCCCCCTTCCAGGGGGAGGATGAAGGTGGGGGTGAGATGGTGGCGCGGCCGTCCCGGCTGCGAAATGATCGGCAGGCGAGACGCCTGCCCCACCAATCCACCCTCACCCAACCTCTCCCTGTCAGGGAGAGGCGTTGGCATCGTGGAGCGGCGACGGAGGGTGCAATGATTCGGCAGATCATCGGTAAGCTGTTGGAGCGCCAAGACCTGACCGAGCAGGAGGCGGCCGGCGCCATGACGCAGGTGATGGCGGGTGAGGCCACCCCGGCGCAGATCGCCGCGCTGCTCGTGGGCCTGCGCATGAAGGGCGAGACGGTGGACGAGATCACCGGCTTCGCCCGCGCCATGCGCGACCAGGCGGTGCGCATCACGCCGCGGCGGCATCCCCTCGCCGACACCTGCGGCACCGGCGGCGACCGCGTCAAGACCTTCAACGTCTCCACCGCCGCCGCGTTCGTGGCGGCGGGCGCCGACGTCGCCGTCGCCAAGCATGGTAATCGCTCCGTCACCAGCAAATGCGGCAGCGCCGACGTGCTCGAGGCGCTGGGCGTGTCCCTCGACCTGGAGCCGCAGGAGGTTTGCCGCTGCATTGACGAAGTCGGCATCGGCTTCATGTTCGCGCCGCGCTTCCATCCCGCGATGAAGCACGCGGCGCCGGTGCGCCGGGAGCTCGGTATGCGCACCGTCTTCAACCTGCTGGGGCCGCTGACCAACCCGGCGGGAGCCACCGCGCAGTTGATGGGCGTCCCCGGCCCCGAGTGGGCGGCGCCCCTGGCCGGGGTGCTGGCGAAGCTCGAGGTGGAGCACGCCTTCGTCGTGTACGGCGCGTGCGGGGTGGACGAGATCTCGATCACGAGCGAAACCTGCGTCCACGAGGTGCGCGACGGACAAGTGCGATCATATACCGTAACGCCTGAGGATTTCGGCATGCCCAGGGCCGAGCCGGATTCCGTGCGCGGCGGCGACGCCCAGGTCAGTGCGCGGCTGCTGACCGCAGTCCTCGCCGGCGAGCCGGGTCCGCGCCGCGATATCGTCATCCTCAACGCGGCGGCGGTGATCGCCGCCGCGGGCAAGGCGAACGATCTTACCGAGGGGATCGCGGTCGCGGTCGAATCCGTTGACTCCGGCGCGGCGCGCGCGAAACTCGGTGGGCTGCAGGCGTTCTGCGCGGGGAGGCAAGCGGCGTCGTGAACGTGCTCGACGAGATCTTGCGCCACAAACGCCAGGAGGTCGCCCAGCGCCGGGCCGGGCAACCCCATCCGGCTGCCCGCGGCGAGCCGGCGCGCGCCTTCGCCTCGGACCTGCGCGGCGAGGGCGTAGCGATCATCGGCGAGTTCAAGCGTTCCTCGCCCTCGCGCGGCGCGATCGCGCAGGCCCGCACGCCGGCGGAGACCGCGGCGGCGTATGAGCGCGGCGGCGCGGCGGCGGTGTCGGTGCTGACCGACGAGCGCTACTTCGGCGGCACGCTGGAGGACCTGCGCGAGGCGCGCGCGGCGTGTTCGCTGCCGATCCTGCGCAAGGATTTCAT
This genomic window from Armatimonadota bacterium contains:
- a CDS encoding indole-3-glycerol phosphate synthase TrpC; the protein is MNVLDEILRHKRQEVAQRRAGQPHPAARGEPARAFASDLRGEGVAIIGEFKRSSPSRGAIAQARTPAETAAAYERGGAAAVSVLTDERYFGGTLEDLREARAACSLPILRKDFIIDEWQLRETAATGADAVLLICAALRDDLEAMLEAARELGLAALVET
- a CDS encoding aminodeoxychorismate/anthranilate synthase component II; protein product: MILMIDNYDSFTYNLVQYLGELGQEVRVYRNDKLRVEEAVELAPDHVVISPGPGTPEDAGVSMELILRLSRRVPILGVCLGHQCMGQAFGGRIVRAPRLMHGKTSMIAHDDRGVYRGLPNPFEATRYHSLIIEEQSLPACLEVTARSADLGEIMGVRHREHPATEGVQFHPESVLTAAGKDLLRNFLGLPISAAGV
- the trpD gene encoding anthranilate phosphoribosyltransferase, which encodes MIRQIIGKLLERQDLTEQEAAGAMTQVMAGEATPAQIAALLVGLRMKGETVDEITGFARAMRDQAVRITPRRHPLADTCGTGGDRVKTFNVSTAAAFVAAGADVAVAKHGNRSVTSKCGSADVLEALGVSLDLEPQEVCRCIDEVGIGFMFAPRFHPAMKHAAPVRRELGMRTVFNLLGPLTNPAGATAQLMGVPGPEWAAPLAGVLAKLEVEHAFVVYGACGVDEISITSETCVHEVRDGQVRSYTVTPEDFGMPRAEPDSVRGGDAQVSARLLTAVLAGEPGPRRDIVILNAAAVIAAAGKANDLTEGIAVAVESVDSGAARAKLGGLQAFCAGRQAAS